GTCTCGTTTCATTTCTTACTTCCCAGTAGATATCTCCTCCAAGTTTATGCCAGGCTTGTTGGGTGTCTCCTGAGGCCATCTCCGTGAGAAGCACTTTTAAATCGTTACGTGTAACCACCTGGACCATACAGCTTGAGCAGGCTAGCTAAGTTTTTGTTACTGGATGAGCATCTCTTTCATCCCAGGCACTTGGGCCCCACAGTGTTCTGGCCCAGCTTCTCAGCAAGATAGGCAGCCTTCAGCCGGTGGAAACTCACTTTTATCTTGCTTTCATGTttgctccccccccccctccccctggcCGCCGTTTCAAGGCGCCGCCATCCACCACCACTTCCAGCGTCCTCACCACCTCCACCGATgtcctcaccaccaccacctccgacgTCTTCACCACCTGCTCCCCTCGGCCCTCGTGCCATCGCCTGCCTTGCTGGACCTTCTTGCCCAGCACTGCAGAGTCCAGCTCCCCTGTTCCATCTCTCCAGGAGCAGGCCCAGATTCAagtccccctctcctcccctggcCAGGGAGGGAGGTTGGACGACGGGTGATGGTGCCTGGGATGGTGGGCTGGCGATGCTCCAAGGTGGTGTGGCAGAACTGGGGGTGGAGGTATGACTTGGCGGCTGTCGGCAGCAAGCTGTGCCTCACGGATGTTTGGCGTAGTCGGAGCATGCGCCAAGCGCAGCAGATGGAACCTAATGAAAGAACTGAGCACTCACTCAAAGTATTTTCATATAGGCATTCAAATTTCTGCAATCTGATCAGCTTTTGGTCTATTGAGCTATATGTAACACCAATTAGTAACTACATCTTGCAGGCGGGCATTTTTTTTTTACCTCTAAAATTACAAAGTGCATCTGATAGCATAGCATGGAACCTAATGGAAGAACTGAGCACTCAAGTATTTTGGTATTAGCATTCATATTCTGCAACTAGGATAGGCTTTTAGTCGGTTCACTAGAATAAGATGCAAGAAGAACTGAGCACTCACTCAAATTATTTTGGTATCAGTATTCAGATTTATGCACCTCTGATAAGCATTTAGTGGGTTTAGTTTTAGTTTGCTAGAATAAGAGTTTGTTTTCCCCAATGTAATTGAAAAAGACATGGACATCTCCACATTTTTAGTCTGAGAGAACAAGATAGAAGATGGAGTAATGACTGACATGTTATTCTCCTAATTACTTCTCGCCTTCAACTTCAGAGGTTGTGCATAAGTCAATGAGGAACTGGGCTTCGATACCGAAATATAATGTTTTTTTGGGTAACTCCGCCATTCACTTAGATACACCAACTCCTTTACTTGGTTTTCTTAATTGCTGATAATCCCTGTTGCCCAACACATGAGCATTGCTTGATCTCTTTACTATCTAAATCATTGTTTGTTTTTGATACATAATTTACCTTAAAAGTACCTTCTGATCTTTAGCGTTTCATTACCTACTTCATTTGTTTCTGAATATGATTTGTTGCAATTAACTATTTAATCATTATGTTTGCGCAACGGACAAGATTGCTTCAACATCTTTTGCCTCAACCGAATCCCTTCTGATATTTTACTCAAACAGGTTCCAAAACTATCACTTCATCGACTTTTTACTAATGTGTGATGTTTACACTGCATCGATGGAATCCTTATCAGCTATTAGAGTGGTATAAACATCCCATTCTCACAATGATCTCTGTCTACTACGTGTTGTAAATGTACTCTGTACTGAAGGAACATTTATGTATGCCATTAAAAGGTAAGTTTGCTTGTTGCCAATTGCCATTGTCACTTATGATCTATCTGTTGCATTAAAATCCAAGCTATATCATATTATTACTCTTAATATTTTAAATCTACTCTTATCTGGATTTTTCTGATTCTGTATACACTGTTATATTACAAATTCTTGTGGAGGAAAAGTGTGAGCTTCGCTATTTCCAGGCATTATAGACTCTTTAATGTCTTAGAGGAAGACGAGGCGAACAAGGCTGGTAAAGTATGATAATGATCTAATCGACAACCAAATAGGGTTCCACAATTTACAGGATTTAACCCATTATTCATCAGCTGAGCTTCCTATTACGATTTGCAATTGGTTATCCTCAGTACTCACTAAATTATGTTGTAGCAATACTTTTCTGTGACACATAAGAGCATGTCCAACCATAAACATCAAATTTGGCCCCATTTGTTTGCGGACAACAGCCGCCCAAGCTCCATTTGTCCGCAGGGCAACGACACCCCACATTCCTCCTCCCCAAATCCATGCAAGCAGATCATTCAACAATAAATATAGCACACAACAATTCAACAAGCCAACATGATCCACGACAAATAAAATTTAACAATCCACACATATATAGCCTATAAAACGAATAAAATCAAGTGTTTTTGTTGTGGGTGCAGGCTAAGTGCCTTTGTGCATGTGGGTGAACCACATAGTGGTGGTCAACATGATACTCAACTCTTTGATGATCCTTGTGATCCTCACCTTCTCTCTCAATCTCAATGCAGGGACTCGTAGGCCGTGTCTGTGGAGGCGTTTGTGTCCTTGGGAACTCTTCTGGAATGCCCCCATTGCGAAGCCGTGCGGACATTGTACACGGCCGCGGTCGAGGATGGCGCGGGTGCGGACGCGACCATGTCCACGTCTAAAACACAGACGAATGCGTGTTGCCAAAAGTAGCTGTAGTCGGCGCAGTGGGTTGCCCCTTACCATCTAGTTTTTGATGAAAGTCACAAGGTTGGAATGTTATAGCAGCCACATTAGGTGCAAAATCACTTTTCGTAATTTCGCAAAAGGTGCTCAAGACTGTATACTCGAGGTGGGGGTGGAACGGGAATTGTCAGATCATAACGTCATATGATCCTAATATAAtcatagttttttttttgaaacgtggCAAAAGATTTGCCACATGTATTGACTGCGAAGGGAATAGAGTGTTTTTGTTACAAGCCCGGACATCTTCTGGTATGATGCTCCCTAGTTTTTTTGCCGCCCACGGCCATACAAAGAGAAGCTTTAAGCTTCATATTGTTGTGCAAGATTGTTGGCCAAGAAGGCTTGATGCGAAAGACTCGTGCATTTCTTTCATTCCAATTAGAACAAATAATGAGCATGATGAGGGATGCACAAGCTTTGCGTGTTCGGATGTTCATGTCAGAGCGGTTGATCCATCAATCTTTCGTCGTGGGTAATAATCATAGCAACTTAGCCGAAAAAAGACATGCTTTTTCAAAAATCTCTGGAAACAATTTTGTTCACCTGGCTACAGCGGGCAAAAGCCGCAATCAGCAACAACGCTTTGTACAGTTCCTTATTCTTCCCGGTGtaaaaaaactctgcaccaccaaTCAACCGCCACAGCTCTTCTTCTACCTACAACAATGCAAGCTGCAAACACACCAAAACGACCAAGAAAAAGTGGCCGCCACCCCGGCCAGAGTTTGAATCTGCGGCTGACAACGTCACGTTCGCCGTCGCCGTCGCACCGCCACTACTCTCCCAGCTCAAGTGCTGCGTCGTGGCGCCGCTCCCCACGCTGCCGCAGTCCGCGACGCCGGCCAGCGCCATGGCGCCCTCCAGCCCTTCCTGCTTGGCGTCGTAGCAGAGCCCCTCGTTGCCGCCGACGCGCAGCTTCTTGCCCAGCCTCCACATCATCTGCTTGCCGAACGGGATCGGCCCCACGAGCCGGTTGCCGTCCACGCGGAGCTCGCTCGCCTTCTCCAGCCGCCGGAAGCTCGCCGGTATCACGCCGGTGAACCCGTTGCCGTCCAGGCGCAGCACGCGGAGCTGGCTCAGGCCCCCGATGGACTCCGGCAGCGACCCTCCCAGCCCCATGCCCGAGAGGACCAGCGTGGTCAGCGCCTTGAGCCCCGTGAAGAAGTCGCCGGGGACCGTCGAGGACTGCATCGGGTTGTCGCCGAGGATGAGCGAGCGCAGCGTCGACAGCCTGCCGATCGCCGCCGGGATCGGGCCGGACAGCGCGTTGTGGCTGAGGTCGAGCAGTATGAGGTCGGGCAGGTCGCCGAGAGCGTCCGGAATCGTGCCGGCGAGGCGGTTCTGGCTGAGGTCGATCTTCAGCAGAGACCGGCATTGCCCGAGGCTCGCCGGGACGCGGCCCTGCAGCGCGTTGTGGCTGAGGTCCAGGATGCTGAGCTGCTGGAACCTGAGGTTCGGCACCTGGCCGGCGAGCCGGTTGTAGCTGAGGTCGAGCAGCTGGAGGCGGCCCAAGGACTGGACGGTGGCCGGGATGGCGTCGGAGAGATGGTTGCCGTGGAGGTCGAGCACGCGCAGGCCGGAGAGGCTCCCGATCTCGGGCGGTATGGGGCCGACGAGGCCGTTCTGGCGCAGCACGAGGGAGCGGAAGGCGGGGCCGAGGCGGCCGAGGAAGGCCGGGACGGGCTGCGGGTTGGCGCTGAAGCAGCGGTAGAAGAAGAGGGAGCGGAGGTGCGGGAGCGCGAGCACGGCGGGGGAGAGCGCGGCGCGCGCGGGGTCGCAGGCCGGGAAGGCGGTGTCGTCGGAGAGCGCGCCGAAGGAGAGGGAGACGACGTGGTAGACGTCGGCGCGGTCGGGCACGCACTCGATGCCGTGCCACCGGCCGCGGCACACGTCCGCGATGCCCGACGCCCAGCCGTTGCCCGTCGCCGCCATGACCTCCAGCACGGCGCGCTGCTCCGCCGGGTCGGTGCGCGCCCGGTCCGAGAACCCCGGCTGCGGCGCGTCCACCAGCGCCCCCGCGTCCGGCACCACCACCGTGAACTCGCCCCGGCACGGCGCCGCCACCACGACGGCCAGCGTCAGCGCggacagcagcagcagcggcggcgaagcCATCTTTGCATGCACCGGGAATGGCGCGATCGTTGGGCGATGGAGGGGAAGAGGTGGCAGGCTGCGCAGGTTTTATAGTGTCAGAGGGGCAGATTAAATGCTGGGTGATGATTAAATGTTGGTCACGGGATGGGGGAGAAGCGGAGTGAATGAAGTGAGGATTCGCTCGCATTCAATTGGTTTCACGGGAAATCGGTCGGAACGAGACAAACACACTGCGCCGTTCGTCAGTGGCATGGACGGGACAGCTACGGGTCGATCCATCGAGCGTGTGCCGCCAGGttctctactactactactactccattTCCTTTGGTGCAGCCTTCAGCGACGTGAATCGATAACTCCAGAAAAAGATTGAAATGCGTCGATGGACTACTCCGAAAGTGAGAAGAGATCTGCGATCTGACTCAGCGACATTCCACATCAGAGAAACGGACGAAGCGACTCAAGCAGAGCTAGAAACGGAAGCCGAAGCAGCATCTTCTTCCTTTTTTCACACGGGGAAAGGTGCCTTCGCTTACAAGGACTTGATCAGGAATCCTTGGAAGAAATTGGTTTTTAGTCGAGAGATACCACATTGACACCATCAAACTAATCTAAATTTCCTTTTTTAAAAGGATCTAAATTTATCTTGTTTACGAATAATAATGGGGCATCTGCCTGACCATATCAAACCTCTTTGCAACTATTCCCTCCATttcaaattacttgtcgcaggtatgaatgtatctagatgtattttagttctagatacattcatacaACGAGTaattggaaacggagggagtacttctcagCTCGGAGGATTAGTCTCAAAGTCCTACTACAACTCCGAGCTTGGTCCTGTGGAGCTAAATGGATCCAAATTTCGGTTAGATAATGCATGAGTCGATTTGGTTTGGTTTCGACTCTGATGCCCGATGATCTACCTACAAATTTCAAGCACCACAACATGCTTTAAGTATTTAGAATTCTTCTTTGAGACTAAGTATAACTACACAAGAAATCAAtactgttaagcttcatgcactagccaatttctactattaaagggggattgaacgtcgtgatggttcgacctcgttCGATCCCCACCTCCCTTCATACGACAAGACAACCATCGCGCAGTGGGCCACACCCGCATCATCCCAAAAATCCAAGCCCACCGTCCCAATGTAACCTAGTCACACGGCCTGTCTGTCGACGTCCCACGTTTCTTCCCCACGATCGAACCGTCAGAAGCCAACTCACGCACACCCAATCTCCCCCACACCCATACTTCTTCCCAACCGCAGCCACCGTCGCCAATCTCCTCTCCCACTCCGTTCTCCTCCCCATGTCGCCGCAGAGATCTCCTCTCCAAATCTCGTTCCCCTTGCTACGGTGTAGATCTCCTCCATACTACAGCCCCCCATGCCGTGGACACCAAACACCACCACCACATCCTTGGCGGCGGTGTCGCTGCCCTTCTGCTGGTGCCAGCTCAACGCCTGCTTGCTACCATAGGGGCACCGGTGGTTTATGCTGCTGCTGAATCGCTGTTCAGGTGCCGCCGACGAACCGCGAGCCAGTACACCGGCGTTATCCCCTCCGCGTGGACAAACATGGACAGAAGGCAACGGATCTAGCGCTCAGCGCCTTTCACCTCCAACGGCGCGGCCTCCTCGACTGAGCGGCGACGGCTCGACCTCCTCCGACTAGGTGGTAGGACGAAATCCCACCCTCTCTTGCTTCTTGACTTGGTTCAGTTTTTTTTGGGCCAATCTGGTTTACCTGCATATGGACGAAATCCCTTCCTCTCTTTACTTAACTCACTCATGATCCAACCCTTGTATACGGTACAAGACATAGGTAAAGATTGTTGAGGGTAGAATGCATAAGTACATATTGTATGGTGCTGAATATTCTTATTTTCTGTAAATACAACAACGATGTACACATAGAAGGTCTTCTTAGATGTAGTTATATCGGATACAAATGAGTCTTGCATGTGATTGTGATAGCATGCTGGGTTTGTGTTTTTGATACCTTGGTGATGACGGTGGAAGCCACCAAGCAACGTGGCAATATTTTTTTTTTTGTAAATACAATAACGATGTACACATAGAAGGTCTTCTTAGATGTAGTTATATGGGATTCAAATGAGTATTGCATGTGATTGTGATAGCATGCTGGGTTTGTGTTTTTGATACCTTGGTGATGACGGTGGAAGCCACCAAGCAACATGGCATATCATGAAGTGGCTGATTGATTTTCTATACttatctggttgattttcttcttAGGCGGCATGAAGTGGATGGAAAAAATTGCAGGAATCACCAGGTATGTGGCGATGCAGCAGTTGTGAAAGACAAGGCGGACCTTTAGTTTGGATGGTACAAACATGTACTAATGCCCGACCATTCAAAATTTCAATGCACCAAAGGCTCTGGTGAGTGCTTAAACAACTACTTTGTTTCTTCAAACATTAGTTGTTTAGAGCTAATCAGTCTGGAGTGTTGGGTTCCCTGACCAATGATTAACTATGCAATATCATatacttccttcgttcctaaatataagtctttttagacatttcaaatggacaacaacatacggatatatatagacatattttagagtgtaggttcattcattttgcttcgtatttAGTCACttggtggaatctctagaaagacttgtatttaggaacgaacGGGGTATATGGGATGTGAAAGTACACTTAAATATTGGCAGTAGGATTACCAGAAGTAGTGCTTTCGTTTCCTTCTGCAAACAAATAACACTACTTATAAATCTTTCGCCAACAAATAACAATAATTCTGATAATATTTTGCAT
The window above is part of the Triticum aestivum cultivar Chinese Spring chromosome 2A, IWGSC CS RefSeq v2.1, whole genome shotgun sequence genome. Proteins encoded here:
- the LOC123189683 gene encoding protein TOO MANY MOUTHS, which gives rise to MASPPLLLLSALTLAVVVAAPCRGEFTVVVPDAGALVDAPQPGFSDRARTDPAEQRAVLEVMAATGNGWASGIADVCRGRWHGIECVPDRADVYHVVSLSFGALSDDTAFPACDPARAALSPAVLALPHLRSLFFYRCFSANPQPVPAFLGRLGPAFRSLVLRQNGLVGPIPPEIGSLSGLRVLDLHGNHLSDAIPATVQSLGRLQLLDLSYNRLAGQVPNLRFQQLSILDLSHNALQGRVPASLGQCRSLLKIDLSQNRLAGTIPDALGDLPDLILLDLSHNALSGPIPAAIGRLSTLRSLILGDNPMQSSTVPGDFFTGLKALTTLVLSGMGLGGSLPESIGGLSQLRVLRLDGNGFTGVIPASFRRLEKASELRVDGNRLVGPIPFGKQMMWRLGKKLRVGGNEGLCYDAKQEGLEGAMALAGVADCGSVGSGATTQHLSWESSGGATATANVTLSAADSNSGRGGGHFFLVVLVCLQLALL